CGGCGATCGCGGCGCTGCGATCGAATACCAGCGCGGTATTGTGATACAGCCCGGCGGCGCGGCGCTCGAAGATGGATGCGACGATTACCAGTTTCAGTTCCGCGGCCAGCCCGCCAATGTATTCGCTGCTCGGGCCAGGAATGGTTTCGGCGCGGTCGAATTCGGCAACACTTTCGTGCTGGCAAAAATACGGACCGTTGTGCAGCTCCTGCAGCAACACCAGTTGCGCGCCGGCAGCCGCGGCTTCGCGCAAACCGATTTCGATCGCAGCGAGATTGGCCGCGACGCTGCCGCGATCGGTTTCCTGCAGTAGTGCGACGATCAGGTTTTTGCTTTTCTGCGTGTTCATGCCAACACACCTTGGGGCAGTTGCATGGTCACGCAATGCAGGCTGCCGTTTTGCCAGATCAACGCGCGACACGGCACCTGAACAATACGTCGGCCCGGATGCGCTGCACCGATGATTTCGGCGGCGCGCGCATCGGCGATATCGTCGTACGCCGGCACGAGCACAGCGCCGTTTACCACCAGATAATTGGCATACGATGCGGCCAGGCGGCGCTCACCATCACGAATCGGTTTTGCCCACGGCAGCGGCCGCAACAGATACGGCGAACCATCAATGCGCCGCAGCGCAGCGAGCTCGGCGCCCATGCGCGTGAGTTCGGCATGGTGCACATCGCTGGCATCGTCACACGCCTGGTACACGATGCTGCCATCGGGCGCAAAGCGTGCCAGCGTATCGATATGCGCGTCGGTATCATCGCCTTCGAGATAGCCATGCTCCAGCCAAAGCACGCGGTCGGCAGCGAGACTCTGCTTGAGGATTTCGGTCATCTCGGCGCGCGGTTGGGTCGGGTGACGTTGCTGCAGGCAGCGCCATGTCGTCAGGATCGTACCCGCGCCATCGCTTTCGATCGCGCCGCCTTCGAGTGCCCAGTCGATACGCTCATGGTCGGCTTTGGCAAAGACTTCGCGCGCGACCAAGCCTTCGACGAGCTGATCGTCACGGCTCGCGGCAAATTTGCCGCCCCATCCGGTGAAGTGATAATCGTTGAGACGGAACTCAGCGTCACGCGTCAACGTGATCGGCCCGGAATCGCGCAGCCAGGTATCGTCATAATCGATTTCGATGAAACGTACCTGCGTGAGATCGGCCTTGGCTTTTTTCAGCAGCTTTTCGGCGTGGGCGCGAATTTCACCGCTCGCTACGCAAATCAGCGCCGGCTCAAACTGCGTGATCGCGGCAACCAGTGCGGTATAGGTGACTTCGACATCGGCCAGCCGTTCCGCCCAATCGGTAGCGGCATGCGGCCACGCCAGCAGGATGCCCGCCTGCGCTTCCCACTCGGCAGGCAGGCGCAAAACCGCTAAACTCATTGGCCGCTGTAATCCGTGTTGTTACTTCGCAGTGCGACGCTGGTCAACACGATGTTGCGCTCGAAATACACGGTGTAACCGGGGTAGACCCAGCGATTAATCGGCGGATGAAGCGCGGTATCGCCACCGGCCACCGGCAGTTTGTCGCTCGGTGTGCCGTAGCGTTTTTCGACCTGGCTCATGCTCATGCCGCGGCTCGGTGCGTTGGTTGCGTTGACCGTGCTGAGCTGATGCGTGGCCAGCGTGTCCGCGTTGGCTTGTCCGGCGTACACGCCAAAGGTAGCGGCCATAGCCACGGACGCGATGATGCGGGGGAGATACGTACTTTTCATGGAGGCCTCCTCGAAAATCAAACCAAGCTCGCTTTGTAGCAGATTGGCGGTTTCATATCCATGTCGCCAGCGTATGACAACGTGCTGCCACAAAGCAGAAAGGCCGCTTGAGGGCGGCCTTTCAGTGTTGCAACAGCGTGTGCGTGGATCAGCGCTGACGCGCCTTGAAACGCGGGTTGCTCTTGCAGATCACGAATACTTTGCCGCGGCGGCGAACGATCTTGCAGTCACGGTGACGTGACTTGGCGGACTTGAGTGAGGAGAGGACTTTCATGGGAGATCCTTAAAGGGAGCTGGCGTAAAGCGCGCAATTATAGCGGTAAGTTAACGTTCGATGCAAAGGTTTGCTGGACGGAAACAGGTAAACGCGCTTACAGACCACAAAATTTCTTCTTTCGCGCTTTTCCGCGAGCGCTTCCGAATCTTGTTGAGCAAACGCCATCAAGGCGCAGACAAGGCCTCACCTGACCAACCGCCGCCCAAGGCTCGAATCAATTGCACGCTCGCGCGGCGCTGACGCGTATCGAGATCAAGCGCATCGCGTTGCGTTTGCAATGCCGTGGTTTGTGCGCTGACGACATCGAGATAATTCACTGCACCTTCGCGATAACGGCTGGTCGACAGATCCAGTGTACGCTGCGCGGCAACCACCGCCGCCTGCTGTGCCGAGGAAGCGGTGCGATATTGACTCAGCAACGCGAGATTGTCTTCCACCTGCTGGAACGCCGATAACACTACGCCGCGATATTTCGCGCCGGCTTCGTCCAGCACGGCTTGCGCTTGCGCAACTTCGGCGCGACGTTTGCCGGCATCGAACAAGGTCAGAAACAACGACGGCCCGATCGACCAATACGCATTCGGCGCCTTGATCCAGTTGCCTGAATCGCTACTCTGATAACCGGCAGTGGCACTCAGCGTAATCGCCGGAAAATAGGCCGCGCGCGCGACGCCGATGTTGGCGTTGGCTGCGGCAATGCGTCGCTGTGCGGCAGCGATATCCGGGCGACGCTGCAGGAGCGTTGATGGCATGCCGAGCGGAATTTGTGGCAGATGCAGCTCAACGACTCTTGGCGTAATCGCAAAGTCGGATGCCGATTCGCCGATCAGCGCAGCGATCGCATGTTCGAGCAAAGCGCGTTGCGCCAGAGTTTGTGCAACTTGCGAGCGCGCTGTTTCGAGTTGCGCTTGCGCACGCGCCTCATCCAGCCCGGAAGCAATGCCGGCGGTGTGCCGGGTCTGCGTCAATTGCAGCGCCTTGGTATAGGCGTTGACGGTGTCCTTGAGCAATGCGGCCTGGCTGTCCAGCCCACGCAGCGCAATGTAGTTATCGGCCAGTTGCGTCTGCAGGCTCAGTCGCGCTGATTCGAGATCGGCCTGCGCCGCCTGCGCACTGGCGTTGCCGGACGCGACCTGATTGCGAATGCGCCCCCATAAATCGAATTCGTAATCGAGCTCGGCGCCGACCGTGTTCGAGCCATATTCATTCGGCGACGACGGGCCGAGCACACGCAGCGGCTTGGCTTCCGATTGCCGATCGCGTTGTGTATTGCCGGTGCCGATCAAGGTTGGAAACAAGCCGGAATGCAACTGATCGCTGAGCGCTTGCGCCTGCTGATAACGCGCGAGCGCCGCGGCGATGTCGGGACTGTTCGCGATCAATCGCTGCTGGTAACCGTCAAGATCGGTATCGCCGCACAACGTCCACCAGCTATCGCGTGCGAGCGCATCGGCGGGCTGCGCCTGGGTCCACGGCGCTTCTTCCCTGTAACTGCTTGCGGTTGGAACATCGGGCACTTTCAACGGAGGCGCGAACGAACACGCGCCGAGCGCGAGGCTCGCCGCAATCAGCAGTACGCGCGTTGTTATTGCTGGCATGGACTCAGGCCTTCGGTTTTGCCGGAGCATCTTTTTTTGCCGCGGGATCGGCGACATGCACGACATCGCCATCGGCGATGCCATCGGGCGGACTCTCGATCACGCGATCATCCGCGACAACACCCGAACCGAGTTCGATCACCTTGCCGAGATCGCGTGCGATCGTGACCTGCTTCAGCAACACTTTGTTGTCCTTGCCGACCGTCGCCACGCGCAGGCCCGAAGCATCGAACATCAAGGCGCTGGCGGGCACGTTCAGCGCGGTCAGATCTTGCGGCAGTTGCAGATTCACGTTGGCGAATCCGCCGGGCAGCAGTTCGCTGTTGGCATTGTCGACAGCGAGTTGCATGAGCACGCTGCCGGACGCGGTGTTGACCGCTTGTGCTGAAGATTCAACGGTTGCGGCGTAGGTTTTCCCGGGCTGCTCGGGTACGGAAATTTTCGCCTTGCTGCCGGGTTTGATATTGGTCGTATAGCTTTGCGGCACGCTCACGTAAACGCGCAGTTTTTTGGTATCGGAGATGACAAAAAGTTCTTGTCCGGCGCCGCCGCCGGCGTTGATCAACGCGCCGAGGTCGGTGCTGCGCGCGGTGACGATGCCATCGAACGGTGCGACGATGCGCGTGAATCCCTTCATCGCCAGAACGCGATCGACGTTTGCCTGCGCTGCCTTGACCATCGCCTGCTTGGTCGCGAGGTCGCCGGTTTTTTCATCCGCTTCCTGACGCGAAATCGCATCGGTGCCGAGCATCGATTGCCAGCGTTTTGCAGTGGTCGATGCGAGCGCGGCGTTGGCCTGCGCACTGGCGAGATCGGCCTTGGCCTGCAGCAGTTGCTGATCGAGATCGGGCGTTTCGATTTCGGCGAGCAGTTGCCCGGCCTTGACCGGTGAGCCGATATCGACATTCCAGCTTTTCAGATAACCGCTGACGCGCGCGAAAATCGATGCGCGCGAATACGCTTCAAGTCGGCCCGGCAGGTCGAGCGTGCTCGCTGCACCCGCGCCACCGGGTGCAATCACCGCGACCGTCGGCACGGCCTGGGTATCGGTCCAGTCGCGCAGGCGGGTATCGGCTCGCGCGCGGGAAACAATACCGGTGATGACCACGATCAACGCGACTACGACAAAGACCAGACCGCTGAGGCGCAATGTGCGATGCGAGAACGTGGGAGTGGGGGAATCAGGCGACATGAGGCTCTCCAATGGCAGCGCGCGATGCGGGTTTTTGGCGATGCCGCGCATGCACGATACTGAAAACGACCGGAACAAAAACCAGAGTGGCAATGGTTGCGAAAATGAGGCCGCCGATCACGGCACGGCCGAGCGGCGCATTCTGCTCGCCGCCTTCGCCGAGACCGAGCGCCATCGGCGCCATGCCGATGATCATCGCTAATGCGGTCATCAACACCGGGCGGCAACGCACGAACCCGGCTTCGAGCGCCGCTGCGGTGGCGTCACCGAGTTCATCGAGTTTTTCGCGCGCAAAACTGATCACCAGCACGCTGTTGGCGGTGGCCACGCCCATGCACATGATCGCGCCGGTCAACGCCGGTACCGATAGCGTGGTGTGCGTGGCGAACAGCATCCAGACGATGCCGGCGAGCGCGGCGGGCAGGGCAGTGATGATGACGAACGGATCGCTCCACGACTGGAAGTTGATCACGATCAAAAAATAAATCAGCACGATCGCGCCGAGCAAGCCGAACAGCAGGCCGGAGAACGCGCTTTCCATCGTGCGCACCTGTCCGAGCAGAACCACGGTCGAACCTTTCGGCACATCTTTGGCGGTATCGGCAATGATGCTGCGGATATCCTTGGCGACAGCTGCGAGGTCGCGATCCTGCGTGGTCGCATTGATCTGGATCAGCGGTTGGATATCGTACTGACTGACCAGCGCGTTACCCGACATGCGCGTGAAATTTGCCAGCGCACCAAGCGTTTGCGAGGTATTGCTGGTGCTGCCGCCGACCGAAACATTGGCCAGTGCGCTCATCGAATCGAGCTGATATTGCGGCGTCTGGATCACGATCGGATACGACACCCCATTCGCCGGATTGAGCCAGAAGGTCGGCGCGACTTGGCTGCTCCCGGCCAGATTGACGACGAGGTTGTTGGTCACATCGCGCGTGGTCACACCGAGTTCCTGCGCACGCGTGCGATCCACATCGATATTCAAAACCGGATTCTTGCGCGATTGCTGGATGCGCACATCGGCCACGCCTGGCACGCGCCGGATCTTCTTGAGCAAGGTGTTGGCGTAATCAAAGTTGGCGGTCAAATTGTTGCCGCGAATCTGCAGGTCGATCGGCGCTGGCGCACCGAAATTCAGGATCTGGCTGACGATGTCGGCGGGCGGAAACGAGAACGTCGTGTCGGAAAATTGACGCGGCAAAAGTTCGCGCAACGCTTTGACATATTCGGCGGTCGGGCGATGGCCTTCCTTGAGTGCGATCTGGATGTCGCCATCCTGCTCGCCCATGATGCCGGTATTGTTGTAGGTGAGGTTGATGCTGCTGATGCCGATGCCGATGTTGTCGACCATCGTGGCGATTTCGTTGGCCGGAATCACTTTGCGAATCGAGGCTTGGATGTTGGCGAAACGCGTCGCGGTTTCCTCGACTCGTGTGCCGACCGGCACGCGTACGTGCATGAGAATCTGGCCGCCATCGACCGACGGGAAAAAGTTGCTGCCGAGGAACGGCACCAACGCGAACGAGGCCACCACGAACGCAAGAAAACCAAGCACAAATAAACGCCGATGCAGCATCGTCAATTCCAGCAAGCCACGATAACTCGCACGAAAACGCTCGAAGCGATGTTCGAAACCGCGCTGGAAGCGCACCAGCGGATTGCGCGATGGTGGCAACGCACCTTCATCGTGATCATCGCCGCGAATCACATGTGGCTTGAGCAGATACATCGCCATCGTCGGCACGAGCGTGCGCGACAGCAAGAAAGAAATCAGCATCGCGAACATCACTGCTTCGGCCATCGGCACGAACAGGAATCGCGAAACGCCTTCGAGGAAAAACATCGGCACGAACACGATACAGATGCACAGCAGCGAGACGAACGCCGGCACCACGATCTGATCGGCGCCATCGAGAATCGAGTTCTCGACGTCCTTGCCGTGTTCGAGATGCCAGTTGATGTTCTCGATCGTCACCGTCGCATCGTCGACAAGAATACCGACCGCCAAAGCGAGGCCGCCGAGCGTCATGATATTGAGCGTTTCACCGATCGCAGCGAGGCAGACGATGGCGCCGAGAATCGACAGTGGAATCGACACCGCGATGATCACGGTCGAGCGCCAGCTGCCGAGAAACAGCAGAATCATGATGCTGGTCAACGCCGCCGCAATGATGCCCTCGACCGCGACGCCGCTGATCGCCGCGCGCACGAACAATGACTGATCGTTGATCGGCGCGATCTCGAGATTTTCGGGCAGCGTGGGTTTGATTTCAGTGAGCTTCGCCTTGATGCCGGAGACGATCGCCAAGGTCGACGTTGCGCCGTTCTTGAGTACCGACAGCAGCACCGAGCGGCTGCCATCGACATGCACCACGTTGGTCTGCGGAGCGTTGCCGTCGCGTACGTGGGCGACATCGCGAATGTAGATCGTCGCGCCGTTCACCACTTTCACCGGCAGCTCGCCGAGCTGCTCGATTGCCGTCGGCGCGTTGTTGAGTTGCAGCGTGTATTCGAATGTGCCGATCTTTTGCGTGCCGACCGGCACGATCAGGTTTTGCGCGGCGAGCGCGTTGGCGACATCTTGCGCTGCCAAGCCGCGCGCCTGCAGCGCCGCTGGATCGAGATCAATCTGCACCTGGCGGCTCTTGCCGCCGAACGGATACGGAATCGCTGCGCCGGGCACCGTCACCAGACGCGTGCGAATTACGTTCACGCCTAGATCGGCCAAGTTCTGTTCGGACAAACCTTTGCCTGAAAGCGCGACCTGCAGGATCGGCACTGTCGAGGCGTTGTAGTTGAGGATCAGCGGCGGCGTGGTGCCGGCCGGCATCTGTTTCACCACCGATTGCGATACCGCGGTGACCTGCGCATTTGCGGTCGCGACATTCACGCCGGGCTGGAAAAAGATCTTGACGATACCGAAGCCGGCATACGACGTGGCTTCGATATGTTCAATGTCGTTGACGGTGGTGGTCAGCACACGCTCGTACAGCGTGGTGATGCGCCCGGCCATCTGATCCGGTGGTAACCCGGTGTACTGCCACGCCACTGCGATTACCGGTATGCGAATCTCGGGGAAAATATCGGTCGGCGTGCGCACCGCCGTCAACGGTCCGATGATCAGCAGCAGCAGCGCGAGCACGACAAATGTGTAGGGGCGTTGCAGCGCAATGCGTACGATGCCTAGCATGCGAGGTTCCGTGTGGCTGAATAGGTGAGCGAAATCATGGGATCACGCTGATGTTGTCGAGCTGGGCGCAAGTATGCCGCTACGCTGCGTGCTCGTCGGCAAACTTTGCAATGCAAAAGCGAGCATATTTTCTCTGGCTGAGAACGAGGTTGCACACTTCCTTGATGCGTTCGCGACAGCAAAGCTTGGCATGTGGGCAGCGGAAACGAGATCAAGGTTTATACCGACTCGGGACGGCAGTTTAAAGTTCAACAGATCTTGGACTTGATCATCTTATGCTGCGCCCGCACTCAGCGACAAGTAAATTATTGTTAGCTCAGGAAACGAGCTGGGATATGGTGATACGGTGGCAAACGCCAAATATCCATTCGCGCATTGACACAATTCGTGTGGCTTTGCAGTAGAGTTGAAACATGCAAAGAATCCATCATCCACGTAAAGAGCAAATCCATCTGGCCGGCGTGCTCGATTCGTTGAGCGATCCCACTCGACTCGAAATCGTGCTGCGTCTGGACACGCTCGGCGAGGCCACGTGTGCCGAGTTTCTTGATGCCTGCAGCAAGACCAATCTCACCTATCACCTGCGACGTTTGCGTGAAGCGGGTGTCACACGCGTGAGTCCGGTCGGCACGCAGCGTTTTATTTCGTTGCGGCGCAAGGATCTGGATACGCGTTTTCCTGGATTGCTGGAAATGATTATCGGCTTTGCGCGCGATGCAGCGTCTGCGGATACGTGATCGGCAATCCTGAAGCGCGCGACCGGGTTGCCGGGTACGATGCGCGCGAAAAACACGTAAAAGTGTTCCAAAGTGGCACACCAATTTCGAGCGATCAAGATTCCTCGCTAGACTGAACGCTCTATGCATTTCAGTTAGCGTGTGGCGTATCAGTGTTCTCTTGTCACCACATTCTGTCATCCCGCCGAAAAGTGATTTTCATGAGCGAGTCAGCGCCCGGCTGGGCGGCAAATACGATCAGTGCGCTAAACGGCATGTTCGGCGATTATCTGCTGCGTCGTGGCAATGGCCTTGCGATCGGCATGGCGTTTTATTCCGGCAATCAGCCGCTGCAGCTGTCATCACAAGCGATCAGTCACGCGTATCCGCAGGCTGGCAACAGGATTTGCGTTTTTGTGCACGGCTTGGCCTGCAGCGAAAATATCTGGAGCTGGCGCGAGGCGAAAGATCACTTCGACAAAAAAACCGCTGTCGATGTTTCGTATGGATCGCTGTTGCAGGCGGAACTCGGCTACACGCCGTTCTATCTGCGCTACAACAGCGGTTTGCCGATCGCAAAAAACGGCACTGATCTATCGACATTGCTGACCGCGTTGCTCGCCAACTATCCGTGCGCCGTCGATGAGATTGTATTGATCGGCCACAGCATGGGCGGGTTGGTTTTGCGCGCGGCATGCCAACAGACTAATGCCGAACCACCGCCGTGGCTGGAGAAAGTATCGCGAGTGTTTTATCTCGGCACGCCGCATAGCGGAGCCGATCTGGAAAGACTCGTGCATGCGACCGCGCGCACCTTGCATGCGGTGCCAAATCCGATCACGCGCTTGATCGGAGATATTCTGGATACACGCAGCCAAGGTGTGAAGGATTTGCGTCGTGGTGCGCCGTTGGCTGATGAGAAGATTTCGCGCGTCGCCTGGTTGCCGACCGCGCAGCATTATTTCATGATGGGCACGATTACCGACGATCCATCGCATCCGGTCTCGCGTTTGCTGGGTGATGCGCTGGTGCGCGTGCCGCGCGAATCGGCAGCGACTAATGCGATGTACGATGTTTCGCATTCACGCGTATTTGCGGGCGTACATCATCTTGCGTTGGCGCATGATCGCGAGGTGTATGAACAGATCAAGGTTTGGTGCAGCCACCCATGAACGAGGAGAAAAACATGCGTATTCCGATCCAGCAGTTGCGCGGCGCGAAAGATCTGCTCGAAGATGTGGTTAGGGCAACGGTAAATGCCAGCGAATCGTTGCAGCAAAAAATCGTGCGACAGCCGTACGCGCTGTTGCAGCGCATCGACGCCATCGCTGCGCCGGTGCGCAAAATCGAATCCGTGCAGGCCACGATTACGCAAACGATTTACGGCACGATTCGATTCGTGACTCGTGGCAGCGTAGGCCTTGCCTCACGCTTGCTCGACTTCGCCGAACGGAACGCGTGGGGTCGGAAATAAATACGTAAAGTCCGCTTTCGAGAGCAACCAGAGTGCTCTCTGCTCGATCGGGATTTTGCAGTCGAAAATTCGGTTGCCACCCACAACTCCGAATCATCCCCCATCAGACGCAAGCGCCTGACGACGGCATAGGATTCTCTGCCGATTTCGTCACGATTTCGTCGCGTCCGAATACCTGCAGTCCGCCGCCCTCTGCTGCGGCCGATCATGCGCGCGCTGAGGCTAGACCAAGGTCGGCTATGGGATATTGTACTGGCGCGTATCATCATGCCGGTGTCTGATATCCGCGGCACAAACTCCTATTTCCGTTACATGGACGTAACTACGCGTCGCATCGTCCAGGGGGAAGTATGGCAAACGTATACGGTACGAATAACTCCGCATCACCCGTTGCTGCAGCAGGTTTTCTCGACAAGGAAAGCACCATCGCCGGCCCGGGTTTCAATCGCTGGCTGGTTCCGCCCGCGGCACTTTGCATCCATCTGAGTATCGGCATGGCGTACGGTTTCAGCGTGTTCTGGACGCCGCTGACCAAGGCGCTGGGCATCACCAAATCGCAATCCTGTCCCGACGCCGGAATTTTTGACCTGCTTACCAGCACGAGTTGCGACTGGACTCAGACCGCGCTCACGATCACGTTTTCGTTGTTTATCGTCGCGCTCGGCCTCGCGGCAGCACTGTGGGGCGGTTGGCTCGAAAGAGTCGGGCCACGCAAGGCTGGACTGGTCGCCGCGTTGTGCTGGAGCGGTGGACTCGCGTTCGGCGCACTCGGCATCTGGCTGCACCAACTCTGGATACTGTGGCTCGGCACCGGCGTGCTGGGCGGCATCGGTCTTGGCATCGGCTACATCTCGCCGGTGTCGACCTTGATCAAATGGTTTCCGGACCGGCGCGGCATGGCGACCGGCATGGCGATCATGGGTTTCGGTGGTGGTGCCATGATCGGTACACCACTGGCGGATCGCATGATCAAGTATTTCGCCACAGCAGATTCCGTCGGCGTGTGGCAGACCTTTCTCGTTCTCGCAGTTATCTATCTTGTGTTCATGACCGCGGGTGCACTGGGTTATCGCGTACCGCCGACCGGCTGGAAACCTGCGGGCTGGGTGCCGCCGGCCAAACTCGCCAACGATGCCATGATCACGCGCGGCCAGGTGCACCTGAATACCGCGTGGAAAACACCACAGTTCTGGCTGATCTGGATGGTGCTGTGCATGAACGTGACTGCCGGCATTGCGGTGCTCGCGGTGGCGGTGCCGATGTTGCAGGAAGTATTTGGTGGCCGACTGCTCGGACTCGATATCGGTGTCGCGCAACTCAGTGCCGATCAGCTCAAGCAGATGTCGGCGATCGCGGCGGGCTTTGCCGGACTATTGAGTTTGTTCAATATCGGTGGCCGGTTTTTTTGGGCGTCGTTGTCGGATCGGCTCGGACGCAAGGTCACCTACGCGATTTTCTTTTTGCTCGGCATCGCCCTGTACGCGGCCGCGCCATCGATGGGACACAGCGGCCAGGTCGGATTGTTCGTCGCGATTTTCTGCGTGATACTGTCGATGTATGGCGGTGGTTTCGCGACCGTACCTGCGTATCTTTCGGACATGTTCGGCACGCAGTTCGTCGGCGCGATTCATGGACGTCTGCTCACTGCTTGGTCAACCGCAGGCGTGATCGGCCCAGTGCTGATCAACTATATTCGTGATGCGCAAATCGCTGCGGGCGTGCCCAAGGCGCAGGTCTATGATCGCACCATGTATATTCTCGTCGCGCTGCTGCTGATCGGACTGATCTGCAACCTGCTGGTGAAGCCGGTAGCGAGCAAATATTTCATGACCGATGCGCAGATCGCCGAAGCCCGATTGAAAGCGCACGAAACCGCTGCTCCGACGACATCGTCGAGTTCGGCGCCCAGCGGTTTCAGTTTTGCGGTGTTGCTGGCGTGGCTCGTTGTTGGCATTCCGATCGCGTGGGGCGCATGGATGACGCTGCAAAAAGCCGCGGTACTTTTCTAATTTCAGACGACAACAGGAGACGGCTTTGGCACGTCCGGCAATACCGATTCAGCTACGCAATGAACCCGAAAACAATTTGCCGCCGGATCAATCGGCGGTGGTTTCCGATGTTTTGCATCGTCTGAAAGGTATGCCGGGCGCGTTGTTGCCGATTTTGCATGGCGTGCAGGATGCGCTCGGTTACGTGCCACCGGATGCGGTGCATTTGATCGCGGTGGCGTTGAATATCTCGCGGGCCGAAGTGCATGGCGTGATCAGTTTTTATCATCACTTCCGCAGCAAACCGGTGGCGCGGCATGTACTGTATGTTTGTCGTGCCGAGGCGTGTCAGTCGATGGGCGCGGTCGCCCTCGAAGCGCACGCGAAAAAGACTTTGGGAATCGAATTTCACGAGTCGACCGCCGATGGTGTGTTTACGCTGGAGCCGGTGTATTGCCTCGGCAATTGCGCGTGCTCGCCGGCAGTAATGCTGGATCAGGAACTGCACGGCCGGATGACGGTCGAAAAATTCGATAGCCTGATCCAGGCGACGCGACGAAGCGTATGAGCACCTCCAACACCAGCATTCGCATTTATGTGCCGCGCGATGCCTCGGCACTTTCACTTGGCGCCGAACAGACCGCCAATGCCATCGCCGCTGAGGCCACGCGCCTTGGTGCCGACATCCAGATCGTGCGCAATGGATCGCGCGGATTGTTCTGGCTCGAACCCATGATCGAAGTGGAAACGCCTGCGGGTCGTGTCGCTTACGGGCCGGTGCAAGCTGGTGATGTCGCCGCGCTGTTTGCAGCGGACTTTCTGCACGGCGGCAACCATGATTTGAGCCTGGGATTGACCGAGGACATTCCGTATCTGAAACGCCAGCAACGCCTGACGTTCGCGCGCGTTGGCATAACCGATCCCGTCAGTGTCGAAGATTATGTCGCGCATGGCGGGTTTCGTGGCCTCGCCGCTGCGCTGAAAATTTCGTCCAGCGATATCGTGCAGCAGGTGACGGATTCCGGTTTGCGCGGACGCGGTGGTGCGGCATTTCCGGCGGGCATCAAATGGAAAACCGTATTCGGCGCGCAGTCCGAGCAGAAGTACATCGTCTGCAACGCCGACGAAGGCGATTCCGGCACGTATGCCGATCGCATGATCATGGAAGGCGATCCGCTGGTGCTGATCGAAGGCATGATCATCGCGGGTATCGCCGTCGGC
The sequence above is drawn from the Pseudolysobacter antarcticus genome and encodes:
- a CDS encoding ArsR/SmtB family transcription factor — protein: MQRIHHPRKEQIHLAGVLDSLSDPTRLEIVLRLDTLGEATCAEFLDACSKTNLTYHLRRLREAGVTRVSPVGTQRFISLRRKDLDTRFPGLLEMIIGFARDAASADT
- a CDS encoding esterase/lipase family protein, yielding MSESAPGWAANTISALNGMFGDYLLRRGNGLAIGMAFYSGNQPLQLSSQAISHAYPQAGNRICVFVHGLACSENIWSWREAKDHFDKKTAVDVSYGSLLQAELGYTPFYLRYNSGLPIAKNGTDLSTLLTALLANYPCAVDEIVLIGHSMGGLVLRAACQQTNAEPPPWLEKVSRVFYLGTPHSGADLERLVHATARTLHAVPNPITRLIGDILDTRSQGVKDLRRGAPLADEKISRVAWLPTAQHYFMMGTITDDPSHPVSRLLGDALVRVPRESAATNAMYDVSHSRVFAGVHHLALAHDREVYEQIKVWCSHP
- a CDS encoding OFA family MFS transporter is translated as MANVYGTNNSASPVAAAGFLDKESTIAGPGFNRWLVPPAALCIHLSIGMAYGFSVFWTPLTKALGITKSQSCPDAGIFDLLTSTSCDWTQTALTITFSLFIVALGLAAALWGGWLERVGPRKAGLVAALCWSGGLAFGALGIWLHQLWILWLGTGVLGGIGLGIGYISPVSTLIKWFPDRRGMATGMAIMGFGGGAMIGTPLADRMIKYFATADSVGVWQTFLVLAVIYLVFMTAGALGYRVPPTGWKPAGWVPPAKLANDAMITRGQVHLNTAWKTPQFWLIWMVLCMNVTAGIAVLAVAVPMLQEVFGGRLLGLDIGVAQLSADQLKQMSAIAAGFAGLLSLFNIGGRFFWASLSDRLGRKVTYAIFFLLGIALYAAAPSMGHSGQVGLFVAIFCVILSMYGGGFATVPAYLSDMFGTQFVGAIHGRLLTAWSTAGVIGPVLINYIRDAQIAAGVPKAQVYDRTMYILVALLLIGLICNLLVKPVASKYFMTDAQIAEARLKAHETAAPTTSSSSAPSGFSFAVLLAWLVVGIPIAWGAWMTLQKAAVLF
- a CDS encoding formate dehydrogenase subunit gamma, with the protein product MARPAIPIQLRNEPENNLPPDQSAVVSDVLHRLKGMPGALLPILHGVQDALGYVPPDAVHLIAVALNISRAEVHGVISFYHHFRSKPVARHVLYVCRAEACQSMGAVALEAHAKKTLGIEFHESTADGVFTLEPVYCLGNCACSPAVMLDQELHGRMTVEKFDSLIQATRRSV